The following proteins come from a genomic window of Achromobacter deleyi:
- a CDS encoding intermembrane transport protein PqiB has translation MSDQAPGSGEEKYASPTISRKRKSRISWIWLVPIVAALMGLSLVVRTWMQAGPDLSIEFNTAEGLEVGKTQLRYKDVNVGTVRSIGFNADRSKVVVQAELSKDVADLAREGTNFWVVRPRLDVSGVSGLGTLLSGAYIGVDAVEGKDASKKATKLHFVGLETPPAVTHDRAGKRFKLKASDLGSLDIGSPVYFRRINVGRVIGYALDKTGNAVNVEVFVDAPNDKFVTNGTRFWNASGVDFSVNAEGLKVRTQSLVSMAVGGVAFEPVYSVRDGSTPAPADAHFELYATEAAAKANPDGEAFPIRMRFDQSIRGLAVGAAIDFSGITLGNVTQINMDFDPVSKRFFALVDATLYPERLGRVYEDVREHAIKDGDEAGGRLLGIMIKHGLRAQLRTANLLTGQLYVVLDEFPNVKPVEFKMSNPAMIPTVPGNLDQLQQQVSNIVAKIDKIPFDKIGEDLRTTLASTSKLMTRLDKQVAPEAQAVLKQARDSIANLNGLLASDASLPVNAEKAMQELSRAARSLRALADFLQSNPESLLRGRGSDPIPGAGPVRN, from the coding sequence ATGTCCGACCAAGCACCTGGATCTGGTGAAGAGAAGTACGCGTCACCCACGATCTCGCGCAAGCGCAAGAGCCGGATTTCATGGATCTGGCTGGTGCCGATCGTCGCGGCGCTGATGGGCCTGTCGCTGGTGGTGCGGACCTGGATGCAGGCCGGCCCCGATCTGTCGATCGAATTCAATACCGCCGAAGGGCTGGAAGTCGGCAAGACCCAGCTGCGCTACAAGGACGTGAACGTCGGCACCGTGCGCTCGATCGGCTTCAACGCCGACCGCAGCAAGGTGGTGGTGCAGGCCGAGCTGTCCAAGGACGTGGCCGACCTGGCGCGCGAGGGCACCAATTTCTGGGTGGTGCGCCCGCGCCTGGACGTCAGCGGCGTGTCGGGCCTGGGCACCTTGCTGTCCGGCGCCTACATCGGCGTGGACGCGGTCGAGGGCAAGGATGCGTCCAAGAAGGCGACCAAGCTGCACTTCGTCGGCCTGGAGACGCCGCCGGCCGTCACCCATGACCGCGCCGGCAAGCGCTTCAAGCTCAAGGCCTCGGACCTGGGTTCGCTGGACATCGGTTCGCCGGTGTATTTCCGCCGCATCAACGTGGGCCGCGTGATCGGCTATGCGCTCGACAAGACCGGCAACGCGGTCAACGTCGAGGTGTTCGTGGACGCGCCCAACGACAAGTTCGTCACCAACGGCACCCGTTTCTGGAACGCCAGCGGCGTCGACTTCAGCGTCAATGCCGAAGGCCTGAAGGTGCGCACCCAGTCGCTGGTGTCGATGGCCGTGGGCGGCGTGGCGTTCGAGCCGGTCTACAGCGTGCGCGATGGCAGCACGCCGGCGCCGGCCGATGCCCACTTCGAGCTGTATGCCACCGAGGCGGCCGCCAAGGCCAATCCCGATGGTGAGGCCTTCCCGATCCGCATGCGCTTCGACCAGTCGATCCGCGGCCTGGCGGTGGGAGCGGCGATCGACTTCTCGGGCATCACGCTGGGCAACGTCACGCAGATCAACATGGACTTCGATCCCGTCAGCAAGCGCTTCTTCGCGCTGGTCGACGCGACGCTGTATCCGGAGCGCCTGGGCCGCGTCTACGAGGACGTGCGCGAACACGCCATCAAGGACGGCGACGAGGCCGGCGGCCGCCTGCTCGGCATCATGATAAAGCATGGCCTGCGCGCTCAGCTGCGCACCGCCAACCTGCTGACCGGCCAGTTGTACGTGGTGCTGGACGAGTTCCCCAACGTCAAACCGGTGGAATTCAAGATGTCCAACCCGGCCATGATCCCGACCGTGCCGGGCAACCTCGACCAGCTGCAGCAGCAGGTCAGCAACATCGTCGCCAAGATCGACAAGATCCCGTTCGACAAGATCGGCGAGGACTTGCGCACCACGCTGGCCAGCACCTCCAAGCTGATGACGCGCCTGGACAAGCAGGTGGCGCCGGAAGCGCAGGCCGTTCTCAAGCAGGCGCGCGATTCCATCGCCAACCTCAATGGCTTGCTGGCCTCGGATGCCTCGCTGCCGGTCAACGCCGAGAAGGCCATGCAGGAACTGAGCCGCGCCGCCCGCTCGCTGCGCGCGCTGGCCGACTTCCTGCAATCCAACCCCGAATCGCTGCTGCGCGGCCGCGGCAGCGACCCGATCCCCGGCGCCGGCCCCGTCAGGAACTGA
- a CDS encoding branched-chain amino acid ABC transporter substrate-binding protein, with the protein MKFRTTLKLVAASIAAVGMAAAAQAADIKFGFAAPLTGPQSHYGEDMQNGLNLALEEANKKGIKIDGQPAKFVLVSRDDQADPRVGVQVAQQLVDENVVGILGHFNSGTTIPASRVYHEAGLPQIAMATSPEYTKQGYETTFRMMTSDTQQGAAVGKFMVQSLKAKKVAIIDDRTAYGQGLADEVEKAVKAAGGQVVRREYTTDKANDFTAILTNIKGSAPDAIFYGGLDAQSGPMKRQLATLGLKAPLVSGEMTRSDTFIKLAGDAADGTFASLAGVPLDKMAAGKDFEQRYQARFKKAPGVYAPYAYDGAWNMISAIEAAGSAKPEKYLPELAKLNRKGATSEHIAYDKNGDLKEISVTIYEVKNGKWEMVETMVSQAN; encoded by the coding sequence ATGAAGTTTCGCACCACTTTGAAGCTTGTCGCCGCCAGCATCGCCGCGGTCGGCATGGCCGCCGCCGCGCAGGCCGCCGACATCAAGTTTGGCTTTGCCGCGCCCCTGACCGGTCCCCAGTCGCACTACGGCGAGGACATGCAGAACGGCCTGAACCTGGCCTTGGAAGAAGCCAACAAGAAGGGCATCAAGATCGACGGCCAGCCCGCCAAGTTCGTGCTGGTGTCGCGCGATGACCAGGCTGACCCGCGCGTCGGCGTGCAGGTCGCGCAGCAGCTGGTCGACGAGAATGTCGTCGGCATCCTGGGCCACTTCAATTCGGGCACCACGATCCCCGCGTCGCGCGTCTACCACGAAGCCGGCCTGCCGCAGATCGCCATGGCGACCTCGCCCGAGTACACCAAGCAAGGCTACGAAACCACCTTCCGCATGATGACCAGCGACACCCAGCAGGGCGCCGCGGTCGGCAAGTTCATGGTGCAGAGCCTGAAGGCCAAGAAGGTCGCCATCATCGACGACCGCACCGCCTACGGCCAGGGCCTGGCCGACGAGGTCGAGAAGGCCGTCAAGGCCGCCGGCGGCCAGGTGGTGCGCCGCGAGTACACGACGGACAAGGCCAACGACTTCACGGCCATCCTGACCAACATCAAGGGCTCGGCGCCCGACGCCATCTTCTATGGCGGCCTGGACGCGCAGTCCGGCCCGATGAAGCGCCAGCTGGCCACTCTCGGCCTGAAGGCGCCGCTGGTCTCGGGTGAAATGACCCGCAGCGACACCTTCATCAAGCTGGCCGGCGACGCCGCCGACGGCACCTTCGCCTCGCTGGCCGGCGTGCCGCTGGACAAGATGGCCGCGGGCAAGGACTTCGAGCAGCGCTACCAGGCGCGCTTCAAGAAGGCTCCCGGCGTCTACGCGCCGTACGCCTATGACGGCGCCTGGAACATGATCAGCGCCATCGAAGCCGCCGGTTCGGCCAAGCCCGAGAAGTACCTGCCGGAACTGGCCAAGCTGAACCGCAAGGGCGCGACCAGCGAGCACATCGCCTACGACAAGAACGGCGACCTGAAGGAAATCTCCGTCACCATCTACGAAGTCAAGAATGGCAAGTGGGAGATGGTTGAAACGATGGTCAGCCAGGCCAACTAA
- a CDS encoding PqiC family protein has protein sequence MTHFRFRPVRAAAPSLRRGLAVLALPLLLAACASSPPVHYYTLQGPAPQAPAVPRAAAPFLLEVQGVNVASQADQPQLMVRTGDGSVAALYSERWTSPLGDEIRGALSDALKHDLGALDVQVVKPGPTAPVWRVQTDVQRFDLVSGRMAQLDATWRVRPVNLKGNGLLCRSVVTENVSEAGVPALVAAQQRAVAALAGAMASAIRGQTPDSAGAVQMLGCSPLPESGKP, from the coding sequence ATGACCCACTTCCGTTTCCGTCCCGTCCGCGCCGCCGCGCCGTCCCTGCGCCGCGGCCTGGCGGTGCTGGCCCTGCCGCTGCTGCTGGCCGCCTGCGCCTCGTCGCCGCCGGTTCATTACTACACCCTGCAGGGGCCGGCGCCCCAGGCGCCCGCCGTGCCGCGGGCGGCGGCGCCGTTCCTGCTGGAAGTGCAGGGCGTCAACGTGGCGTCGCAGGCCGACCAGCCGCAACTGATGGTCCGCACCGGCGACGGCAGCGTGGCGGCGCTGTATTCGGAGCGCTGGACCTCGCCGCTGGGCGACGAGATCCGCGGCGCCTTGTCCGATGCGCTCAAGCACGACCTGGGCGCGCTCGACGTGCAGGTGGTCAAGCCCGGCCCGACCGCGCCGGTGTGGCGGGTGCAGACCGACGTGCAGCGCTTCGACCTGGTGTCGGGCCGCATGGCGCAACTGGACGCCACCTGGCGGGTGCGGCCGGTCAACCTCAAGGGCAACGGCCTGCTGTGCCGCAGCGTCGTGACCGAAAACGTGTCCGAGGCGGGCGTGCCCGCGCTGGTCGCGGCGCAGCAGCGCGCGGTGGCGGCGCTGGCGGGCGCGATGGCGTCCGCCATCCGCGGGCAGACGCCGGACAGCGCCGGCGCGGTGCAGATGCTGGGCTGCTCGCCGCTGCCCGAATCCGGCAAACCGTAA
- the clpA gene encoding ATP-dependent Clp protease ATP-binding subunit ClpA produces MISQELEVSLHMAFVEARSARHEFITVEHLLLALLDNASAVEVLRACAANLDDLRRNLRQFVSENTPVIPSGAEVDTQPTLGFQRVIQRAIMHVSAGGTGKKPVTGANVLVAIFGEKDSHAVYYLQQQGVTRLDVVNFLSHGITKQPQVESAAVQKEQQTNGEEQGESRQSPLDQYATDLNAAALAGRIDPLIGREHEVERVIQVLCRRRKNNPLLVGEAGVGKTAIAEGLAWRITRGEVPEILQAAQVFALDMGALLAGTKYRGDFEQRLKGVLKQIRGNPDAILFIDEIHTLIGAGSASGGTLDASNLLKPALSSGQLKCIGATTYTEYRGVFEKDHALSRRFQKIDVPEPSVEQTVQILRGLKSRFEEHHNVRYSAAALSAAAELSARFINDRHLPDKAIDVIDEAGAAQRLLPRSRQKKVIGKVDIENIVSKIARIPPQSVSNDDRSKLATLDRDLKTVVFGQDNAIEALSAAIKMARSGLGKPEKPIGAFLFSGPTGVGKTEVARQLAFTLGVELLRFDMSEYMERHAVSRLIGAPPGYVGFDQGGLLTEAITKQPHCVLLLDEIEKAHPDVFNILLQVMDHGTLTDNNGRKADFRNVIVIMTTNAGAETLNRPSIGFANSRVVGDEMAEIRRMFTPEFRNRLDAIIPFAPLDREIILRVVDKFLMQLEDQLHERRVEAVFTTALREHLAKEGFDPLMGARPMQRLIQDTIRRALADELLFGKLVDGGTVTVDLDEAGKVTLDFDDHGKPPSAAPDKQEVELVE; encoded by the coding sequence GTGATTTCCCAAGAGCTTGAAGTCAGCCTGCATATGGCTTTCGTCGAGGCCCGTTCGGCCCGACACGAATTTATTACCGTCGAGCACCTGCTGCTGGCGTTGCTCGACAACGCTTCCGCGGTTGAAGTGTTGCGCGCCTGCGCCGCCAATCTGGATGACCTGCGCCGCAACCTGCGTCAGTTCGTTTCGGAAAACACGCCGGTGATCCCCAGCGGCGCGGAAGTCGACACCCAGCCCACGCTGGGTTTCCAGCGCGTGATCCAGCGCGCGATCATGCATGTGTCCGCGGGCGGCACCGGCAAGAAGCCGGTCACCGGCGCGAACGTGCTCGTGGCCATTTTTGGCGAAAAGGATTCCCACGCCGTGTACTACCTGCAACAGCAGGGCGTCACGCGGCTGGACGTGGTGAATTTCCTCTCGCATGGCATTACCAAACAGCCACAGGTGGAGTCCGCCGCCGTGCAGAAAGAGCAGCAAACCAATGGTGAAGAGCAGGGCGAATCGCGCCAGTCGCCGCTGGACCAGTATGCGACCGACCTGAACGCCGCGGCGTTGGCTGGCCGCATCGATCCGCTGATCGGGCGCGAGCACGAAGTCGAGCGCGTGATCCAGGTGCTGTGCCGCCGCCGCAAGAACAACCCGCTGCTGGTCGGCGAGGCCGGCGTGGGCAAGACCGCCATCGCCGAGGGCCTGGCCTGGCGCATCACGCGCGGCGAGGTCCCCGAGATCCTGCAGGCCGCGCAAGTGTTCGCGCTGGACATGGGCGCGCTGCTGGCGGGCACCAAGTACCGCGGTGATTTCGAGCAGCGCCTGAAGGGCGTGCTCAAGCAGATCCGCGGCAATCCCGACGCGATCCTGTTCATCGACGAAATCCACACGCTGATCGGCGCCGGTTCGGCCTCGGGCGGCACGCTGGACGCCTCCAACCTGCTCAAGCCGGCCCTGTCCTCGGGCCAGCTCAAGTGCATCGGCGCCACCACGTATACGGAATACCGCGGCGTCTTCGAGAAAGACCACGCGCTGTCGCGCCGTTTCCAGAAGATCGACGTGCCGGAACCCAGCGTCGAGCAGACCGTGCAGATCCTGCGCGGCCTGAAGAGCCGCTTCGAGGAACACCACAACGTCCGTTACTCGGCCGCCGCGCTGTCGGCCGCCGCGGAACTGTCGGCGCGCTTCATCAACGACCGCCACCTGCCTGACAAGGCCATCGACGTGATCGACGAGGCCGGCGCCGCGCAGCGCCTGCTGCCGCGTTCGCGCCAGAAGAAGGTGATCGGCAAGGTCGACATCGAGAACATCGTTTCCAAGATCGCGCGCATTCCGCCGCAGTCCGTCTCCAACGACGACCGCAGCAAGCTCGCCACGCTGGACCGCGACCTCAAGACCGTGGTGTTCGGCCAGGACAACGCCATCGAGGCGCTGTCCGCCGCCATCAAGATGGCGCGCTCGGGCCTGGGCAAGCCGGAAAAGCCGATCGGCGCTTTCCTGTTCTCCGGCCCCACCGGCGTCGGCAAGACCGAAGTCGCGCGCCAGCTGGCCTTCACGCTGGGCGTGGAGCTGCTGCGCTTCGACATGTCCGAGTACATGGAACGCCACGCGGTGTCGCGCCTGATCGGCGCGCCGCCGGGATACGTCGGTTTCGACCAGGGCGGCCTGCTGACCGAGGCCATCACCAAGCAACCGCACTGCGTGCTGCTGCTCGATGAAATCGAAAAGGCCCACCCGGACGTCTTCAACATCCTGCTGCAGGTCATGGACCACGGCACGCTGACGGACAACAACGGCCGCAAGGCGGACTTCCGCAACGTCATCGTCATCATGACGACCAACGCGGGCGCCGAGACCTTGAACCGTCCGTCCATCGGCTTCGCCAATTCGCGCGTGGTGGGCGACGAAATGGCGGAAATTCGCCGCATGTTCACGCCCGAGTTCCGCAACCGCCTCGACGCGATCATCCCGTTCGCGCCGCTGGACCGCGAGATCATCCTGCGCGTGGTCGACAAGTTCCTGATGCAGCTCGAAGACCAGCTGCACGAGCGCCGCGTCGAAGCCGTGTTCACCACGGCCCTGCGCGAGCACCTGGCCAAGGAAGGCTTCGACCCGCTGATGGGCGCGCGGCCGATGCAGCGCCTGATCCAGGACACCATCCGGCGCGCGCTGGCCGACGAGCTGCTGTTCGGCAAGCTGGTCGATGGCGGCACCGTCACGGTGGACCTGGACGAGGCCGGCAAGGTCACGCTCGACTTCGACGACCACGGCAAGCCGCCGTCGGCCGCCCCGGACAAGCAGGAAGTCGAACTCGTCGAATAG
- a CDS encoding PqiA/YebS family transporter subunit, which produces MSSAESQPLIECEHCASIYRRHQLEPGETANCARCGTILWRYSGLSLSNWLALAIAALIIFGVANAYPVASMSVQGMVQQASLLDAIGITWRQQHYAVAVMTGLAGFVLPLVQLAVLLWVLGPLSRGAEPAAFRGAMRLLGMLRPWCMVPVFLLGVLVAVVKLAGMAAVSPGIGLIAFGILTIFLTMLGRLTPHVLWRYAESEGVVPVHVPEAGPDVVLTGCHVCGQVQAVPRADDAEAEHHCVRCHAVVHYRKPDHLARTWALLLAAVVFYIPANVLPVMKVSSVLGDSAHTILGGVVELWDMGSWDIALIVFIASVAVPLTKLLALILLLLTEQWRSTTNLRPRTRLYQMVEFIGQWSMLDVFVVILLAALADFQGLMEISAGAGAAAFGVVVILTMLSAMSFDLRRSWDLEETSELDAPEPAADRRPASAAGAQAG; this is translated from the coding sequence ATGAGTAGCGCGGAGAGCCAGCCGCTGATCGAGTGCGAACACTGCGCAAGCATCTATCGCCGACATCAGCTCGAACCTGGCGAGACCGCCAATTGCGCCCGCTGCGGCACCATTCTATGGCGCTACAGCGGGCTTAGTTTGTCCAATTGGCTGGCGCTCGCCATCGCCGCGCTGATCATCTTCGGCGTGGCCAACGCCTACCCGGTCGCTTCGATGTCGGTGCAGGGCATGGTGCAGCAGGCCTCGCTGCTCGATGCCATCGGCATCACCTGGCGCCAGCAACACTACGCGGTGGCGGTCATGACCGGACTGGCGGGCTTTGTGCTGCCGCTGGTCCAGCTGGCCGTCCTGCTGTGGGTGCTGGGCCCCTTGTCGCGCGGCGCCGAGCCGGCGGCCTTTCGTGGCGCGATGCGGCTGCTGGGCATGTTGCGGCCGTGGTGCATGGTGCCGGTGTTCCTGCTGGGCGTGCTGGTGGCGGTGGTCAAGCTGGCCGGCATGGCGGCGGTGTCGCCCGGCATCGGCCTGATCGCCTTCGGCATCCTCACGATTTTCCTGACCATGCTCGGCCGTCTCACGCCGCACGTGCTGTGGCGCTATGCCGAAAGCGAGGGCGTGGTGCCGGTGCACGTGCCCGAGGCCGGCCCCGACGTGGTGCTCACCGGCTGCCATGTCTGTGGCCAGGTGCAGGCGGTGCCGCGCGCCGACGACGCCGAGGCCGAGCACCACTGCGTGCGCTGCCACGCCGTGGTGCACTACCGCAAGCCCGACCACCTGGCCCGCACCTGGGCGCTGTTGCTGGCGGCCGTGGTGTTCTATATTCCCGCCAATGTGCTGCCGGTGATGAAGGTCAGCTCGGTGCTGGGCGACAGCGCCCACACCATCCTGGGCGGCGTGGTGGAACTGTGGGACATGGGTTCCTGGGACATCGCGCTGATCGTTTTCATCGCCAGCGTGGCGGTGCCGCTGACCAAATTGCTGGCGCTGATCCTGTTATTGTTGACCGAGCAATGGCGCAGCACCACCAACCTGCGCCCGCGCACCCGGCTGTACCAGATGGTCGAATTCATCGGCCAGTGGTCGATGCTGGATGTGTTCGTGGTGATCCTGCTGGCGGCCCTGGCCGATTTCCAGGGCCTGATGGAAATCAGTGCCGGCGCGGGCGCCGCGGCGTTCGGCGTGGTCGTCATCCTGACCATGCTGTCCGCCATGAGCTTCGACCTGCGCCGCAGCTGGGACCTGGAAGAAACGAGTGAATTGGACGCTCCGGAGCCGGCTGCGGACCGGCGCCCGGCGTCCGCCGCTGGCGCGCAAGCGGGCTGA
- the putA gene encoding trifunctional transcriptional regulator/proline dehydrogenase/L-glutamate gamma-semialdehyde dehydrogenase — protein MASTTLGVKVDDALRDRLKAAAQKLNCTPHWLHKQAILAYLDKIERGHLPAEMSHLGGEEGGDDEGGDHQAAATPPFYEFGQDVQPQSVLRAAITAAYRRPEPECVPLLLGQARMPNLEKVHAVATDLVKKLRGKRTGGGVEGLIQEFSLSSQEGVALMCLAEALLRIPDRATRDALIRDKVSRGDWKSHMGGSQSLFVNAATWGLMITGKLVAVSSEQSLSKALTRLIGKGGEPLVRKGVNIAMRMMGEQFVSGQTISEALANNRKMEGRGFRYSYDMLGEAATTAEDADRYYASYEQAIHAIGKAAAGRGIYEGPGISIKLSALHPRYSRAQRERVMAELLPRVKALTILARSYDIGLNIDAEEADRLEISLDLLEALCFTPELEGWSGIGFVIQAYQKRAPFVIDYVIDLARRSRHRVMVRLVKGAYWDSEIKRAQVDGLEGYPVYTRKVYTDVAYLACARKLLGAPEAVYPQFATHNAYTLAAIYQLAGQNYYPGQYEFQCLHGMGEPLYDEVVGPLAQGKLNRPCRIYAPVGTHETLLAYLVRRLLENGANTSFVNLIGDESIPVETLVADPVEAASRIVPLGAPHEKIPLPRELYGNPQQGARANSAGLDLSNEHRLGSLSAALLTSAATPWRAAPMLGEGDGAWDMARAIEVRNPANLRDVVGHVIEANGEEAEIALRAAANAAPIWQSTPVAERAQCLRRAAQLLEEQMQTLLGLIVREAGKSLPNAIAEVREAVDFLRYYADQADREFGNDTHRPLGTVLCISPWNFPLAIFTGQVAAALAAGNTVLAKPAEQTPLIAAQAVAILRAAGVPAGAVQLLPGRGETVGAQLVASPGVRGVMFTGSTDVARIIARTLADRLDDDGHTIPLIAETGGQNAMVVDSSALSEQVVFDVLSSAFDSAGQRCSALRVLCVQEDNADHVLTMLRGAMRELSVGNPDRLSVDVGPVIDTEARNGIQRHIDTMRTAGHRVDQVELNGECRHGTFVAPTIIEIDHVSELTREVFGPVLHVVRYARDELDALLDAINGTGYGLTFGVHTRIDETIAHVTGQVHAGNVYVNRNIVGAVVGVQPFGGECLSGTGPKAGGPLYMYRLLGTRPEGLPPALDAAAPLPQRIALPGPTGETNTYLVEPRGAVYCVAATEAGARAQWAAARLTGNHAWFADTPAAQALLATLDAEQQGQAGILADDEVDQADYRAVLFEGDGDALRALNQRIAQRPGAILAVHGLTSDALAAGVSYVPERLLTERSISVNTAAAGGNASLMTIG, from the coding sequence ATGGCCAGCACCACCCTCGGCGTCAAGGTCGATGACGCGCTGCGCGACCGCCTGAAGGCCGCCGCGCAAAAACTCAATTGCACGCCGCACTGGCTGCACAAGCAGGCGATCCTCGCCTACCTGGACAAGATCGAGCGCGGCCACCTGCCGGCCGAGATGTCCCATCTGGGCGGCGAAGAGGGCGGCGATGACGAGGGCGGCGATCACCAGGCCGCCGCCACGCCGCCGTTCTACGAATTCGGCCAGGACGTGCAGCCGCAATCGGTGCTGCGCGCCGCCATCACCGCCGCCTACCGCCGCCCCGAACCGGAGTGCGTGCCGCTGCTGCTGGGCCAGGCCCGCATGCCGAACCTGGAAAAGGTGCACGCCGTCGCCACCGATCTGGTCAAGAAGCTGCGCGGCAAGCGCACCGGCGGCGGGGTCGAGGGCCTGATCCAGGAATTCTCGCTGTCGAGCCAGGAAGGCGTGGCGCTGATGTGCCTGGCAGAGGCGCTGCTGCGCATTCCCGACCGCGCCACGCGCGATGCGCTGATCCGCGACAAGGTGTCCCGCGGCGACTGGAAGTCGCACATGGGCGGTTCGCAGTCGCTGTTCGTCAACGCCGCCACCTGGGGCCTGATGATCACCGGCAAGCTGGTGGCCGTGAGCAGCGAACAATCGCTGTCCAAGGCGTTGACGCGCCTGATCGGCAAGGGCGGCGAGCCGCTGGTGCGCAAGGGCGTGAACATCGCCATGCGCATGATGGGCGAGCAGTTCGTGTCGGGCCAGACCATTTCCGAAGCGCTGGCCAACAACCGCAAGATGGAAGGCCGCGGCTTCCGCTATTCGTACGACATGCTGGGCGAGGCCGCCACCACGGCCGAGGACGCCGACCGCTATTACGCGTCGTACGAGCAGGCCATCCACGCCATCGGCAAGGCCGCCGCCGGCCGCGGCATCTATGAAGGCCCGGGCATCTCGATCAAGCTGTCGGCGCTGCACCCGCGTTATTCGCGCGCCCAGCGCGAGCGCGTCATGGCCGAGCTGCTGCCGCGCGTGAAGGCGCTGACGATCCTGGCGCGCAGCTACGACATCGGCCTGAACATCGACGCCGAAGAGGCCGACCGCCTCGAGATCTCGCTGGACCTGCTGGAGGCGCTGTGCTTCACGCCCGAGCTGGAAGGCTGGAGCGGCATCGGCTTCGTCATCCAGGCCTACCAGAAGCGCGCGCCGTTCGTGATCGACTACGTCATCGACCTGGCCCGCCGCAGCCGCCATCGCGTGATGGTGCGCCTGGTCAAGGGCGCCTATTGGGACAGCGAGATCAAGCGCGCCCAGGTCGACGGCCTGGAGGGCTATCCGGTCTACACCCGCAAGGTCTACACCGACGTGGCCTACCTGGCCTGCGCCCGCAAGCTGCTGGGCGCGCCGGAAGCCGTGTATCCGCAGTTCGCCACCCACAACGCCTACACGCTGGCGGCGATCTACCAGCTGGCCGGCCAGAACTACTACCCGGGCCAGTATGAGTTCCAGTGCCTGCACGGCATGGGCGAACCGCTGTACGACGAAGTGGTCGGACCGCTGGCGCAGGGCAAGCTGAATCGCCCCTGCCGCATCTACGCCCCGGTCGGCACGCACGAAACGCTGCTGGCCTACCTGGTGCGCCGCCTGCTGGAGAACGGCGCCAACACCTCGTTCGTCAACCTCATCGGCGACGAGAGCATTCCGGTCGAGACGCTGGTGGCCGATCCGGTCGAGGCCGCCTCGCGCATCGTGCCGCTGGGCGCGCCGCATGAGAAGATCCCGTTGCCGCGCGAGCTGTATGGCAATCCGCAGCAGGGCGCGCGCGCCAACTCCGCCGGCCTGGACCTGAGCAACGAACACCGCCTGGGCTCGCTCTCGGCCGCGCTGCTGACCAGCGCCGCCACGCCCTGGCGCGCCGCGCCCATGCTGGGCGAGGGCGACGGCGCCTGGGACATGGCCCGCGCCATCGAAGTGCGCAACCCGGCCAACCTGCGCGACGTGGTCGGCCATGTCATCGAAGCCAACGGCGAGGAAGCCGAGATCGCCTTGCGCGCCGCCGCCAATGCCGCGCCCATCTGGCAATCGACCCCGGTGGCCGAGCGCGCGCAATGCCTGCGCCGCGCCGCGCAATTGCTGGAAGAGCAGATGCAGACCCTGCTGGGCCTGATCGTGCGCGAGGCCGGCAAGTCGCTGCCCAACGCCATCGCCGAAGTGCGCGAGGCGGTGGACTTCCTGCGCTACTACGCCGACCAGGCCGACCGCGAATTCGGCAACGACACGCACCGCCCGCTGGGCACCGTGCTGTGCATCAGCCCGTGGAATTTCCCGCTGGCCATCTTCACCGGCCAGGTCGCGGCCGCGCTGGCCGCCGGCAACACCGTGCTGGCCAAGCCCGCCGAGCAGACGCCGCTGATCGCGGCGCAGGCGGTGGCGATCCTGCGCGCCGCTGGCGTGCCGGCCGGCGCGGTGCAACTGCTGCCGGGCCGCGGCGAGACCGTGGGCGCCCAGCTGGTGGCCAGCCCCGGCGTGCGCGGCGTGATGTTCACCGGTTCGACCGACGTGGCGCGCATCATCGCGCGCACGCTGGCCGATCGCCTGGACGACGACGGCCACACCATTCCGCTGATCGCCGAGACCGGCGGCCAGAACGCCATGGTGGTGGATTCGTCGGCGCTGTCCGAGCAGGTGGTGTTCGACGTGCTCAGCTCGGCCTTCGATTCGGCCGGCCAGCGCTGTTCGGCGCTGCGCGTGCTGTGCGTGCAGGAAGACAACGCCGATCACGTCCTGACGATGCTGCGCGGCGCGATGCGCGAGCTGAGCGTGGGCAACCCGGACCGCCTGTCGGTCGACGTCGGCCCGGTCATCGACACCGAGGCGCGCAATGGCATCCAGCGCCACATCGACACGATGCGTACCGCCGGCCACCGCGTCGACCAGGTCGAGCTGAACGGCGAATGCCGCCACGGCACCTTCGTGGCGCCCACCATCATCGAGATCGACCACGTCAGCGAGCTGACCCGCGAGGTGTTCGGCCCGGTGCTGCACGTGGTGCGCTACGCCCGCGACGAGCTGGACGCGCTGCTGGACGCCATCAACGGCACCGGCTACGGCCTGACCTTCGGCGTGCATACCCGCATCGACGAAACCATCGCCCACGTGACTGGCCAGGTCCATGCCGGCAACGTCTACGTCAACCGTAACATCGTCGGCGCGGTGGTCGGCGTGCAGCCCTTCGGCGGCGAGTGCCTGTCGGGCACCGGTCCCAAGGCTGGCGGCCCGCTGTATATGTACCGCCTGCTGGGCACGCGCCCCGAGGGCCTGCCGCCGGCGCTGGACGCGGCGGCGCCGCTGCCGCAGCGCATCGCGCTGCCGGGCCCCACGGGCGAGACCAACACCTATCTGGTCGAGCCGCGCGGCGCGGTCTATTGCGTGGCCGCCACCGAGGCCGGCGCGCGCGCGCAGTGGGCCGCGGCGCGCCTGACGGGCAACCACGCCTGGTTCGCCGATACGCCGGCCGCACAGGCGCTGCTGGCCACGCTGGATGCCGAGCAGCAGGGCCAGGCGGGTATCCTGGCGGATGACGAGGTCGACCAGGCCGATTATCGGGCGGTGCTGTTCGAGGGCGACGGCGACGCGCTGCGCGCCCTGAACCAGCGCATCGCGCAGCGGCCGGGCGCGATCCTGGCGGTGCATGGCCTGACCTCGGACGCGTTGGCGGCCGGCGTCTCGTATGTGCCGGAACGCCTCCTGACCGAGCGTTCCATCAGCGTCAACACGGCCGCGGCCGGCGGCAACGCCAGCCTGATGACCATCGGCTGA